One Littorina saxatilis isolate snail1 linkage group LG12, US_GU_Lsax_2.0, whole genome shotgun sequence genomic region harbors:
- the LOC138981679 gene encoding uncharacterized protein, with protein MAPGKRCCMLHCTVSSHNSKGEKLEHGIRFFRIPKVKSHEGPKVEDVTKRRRRAWISAIRRTNITFERSSSAMRVCSQHFHSGKPSYEMMETDPDWAPSLLLGHSEMKTTDTGRHGRQKNRAATKQLLQEATEAVMIDNGEAEGGDVHAEDDSHHEEMEDGENTRLREEVTQLEQERDMMRGEINRLLEENRELKKKLASREIVEESFQGDNEKVRFYTGLPSYATLLVLLNYLSPHLPQGRLLSPFQLLIVVFMRLRLKLPVLHIAYLFGIHRTTIASGFKDTLSVMYTQMTPFVPWPGRECLRACMPHQFVETFGNKVAVIIDCFEIFIERPSNLYTKAATFSNYKHNNTIKHLIGITPNGQISFISKGWGGGGQRIVILQRNVASWTSYCLVTWFLRTGGLILKRVSV; from the exons ATGGCTCCAGGCAAGCGTTGCTGTATGTTGCATTGCACGGTGTCGTCCCATAATTCTAAGGGAGAAAAGCTTGAACACGGAATACGGTTTTTCAGAATTCCGAAAGTTAAATCGCACGAAGGACCAAAAGTTGAAGATGTCACAAAGCGTAGAAGAAGAGCGTGGATTTCTGCTATCAGGCGAACAAACATCACTTTCGAGAGGAGTTCCTCAGCAATGCGCGTCTGCTCACAGCATTTTCACTCAG GTAAGCCATCATACGAGATGATGGAAACTGACCCCGACTGGGCACCTTCACTCCTTCTTGGACACAGCGAGATGAAGACCACCGACACAGGGCGTCATGGGCGACAGAAGAACAGAGCCGCAACAAAACAGCTGCTACAGGAGGCCACTGAAGCTGTCATGATAGACAACGGAGAAGCAGAAGGTGGTGACGTGCATGCAGAAGATGATAGTCATCATGAAGAGATGGAAGATGGGGAAAACACCAGGCTGAGAGAGGAGGTAACTCAGTTAGAACAGGAGCGAGACATGATGAGAGGAGAGATCAACAGACTGTTGGAAGAGAATAGAGAGCTCAAGAAAAAGTTAGCAAGCAGGGAGATCGTTGAAGAGTCGTTTCAAGGAGACAACGAGAAAGTACGTTTTTATACTGGTTTACCAAGTTATGCGACTCTTCTAGTTCTGCTGAACTATCTGTCCCCTCATCTCCCTCAGGGGCGCTTGCTGTCACCTTTCCAGCTTCTGATTGTGGTATTTATGCGTCTGCGCCTGAAACTGCCTGTGTTGCATATTGCGTACTTGTTTGGCATCCACAGAACTACGATAGCCAGTGGGTTCAAGGATACTCTTAGTGTTATGTACACGCAGATGACACCATTTGTACCATGGCCAGGACGCGAGTGTTTGCGGGCGTGTATGCCACATCAGTTTGTGGAGACGTTTGGGAACAAAGTGGCTGTGATcattgactgttttgaaatttTTATTGAGAGACCATCAAATTTGTATACCAAAGCTGCTACTTTTTCAAactacaaacacaacaacacaatcaaacaTCTCATTGGCATTACACCTAACGGACAGATTTCTTTCATTTccaagggttggggggggggaggacaaCGGATCGTCATATTACAGAGGAATGTGGCTTCCTGGACAAGTTATTGCCTGGTGACTTGGTTCTTGCGGACAGGGGGTTTGATATTAAAGAGAGTGTCGGTTTGA